Proteins encoded together in one Microbacterium sp. zg-Y625 window:
- a CDS encoding DUF3566 domain-containing protein has protein sequence MSTVADKLAKKSSSKTSSKQVRLRLVYVDFWSAVKLSFLASVALAIVTVVSIFLVYLVLEATTLLAKLDELFVAFTDGTVSLTSFIGLPQVMAFAAVIAILNLIVFTVLGAVVAGIYNLMVKITGGLLVGFTSN, from the coding sequence ATGAGCACGGTAGCCGACAAGCTGGCTAAGAAGTCCTCCAGCAAGACCAGCTCCAAGCAGGTGCGGCTGCGCCTGGTGTACGTGGACTTCTGGTCCGCGGTGAAGCTGTCGTTCCTGGCCTCGGTGGCCCTCGCGATCGTGACGGTCGTGTCGATCTTCCTGGTCTACCTGGTGCTCGAGGCCACCACGCTGCTGGCGAAGCTCGACGAGCTCTTCGTGGCATTCACCGACGGCACGGTCTCGCTCACATCGTTCATCGGACTCCCGCAGGTGATGGCGTTCGCCGCCGTCATCGCGATCCTCAACCTCATCGTCTTCACGGTGCTGGGCGCGGTCGTGGCGGGCATCTACAACCTGATGGTGAAGATCACCGGCGGCCTGCTCGTCGGGTTCACCTCCAACTGA
- a CDS encoding NUDIX hydrolase encodes MQLRVAAYAVVRDDDDRVLLAHWNENGRSGWTMPGGGLEAGEDPEHAVRREVREETGYKVAVDELLGIHSRVIPASRRLEDSEEPLHTLRIVYSARVTGGRLRDELDGSTDRAQWFPVPGVSRLQRVKLVDIALKMAEVS; translated from the coding sequence ATGCAACTTCGAGTCGCCGCCTACGCCGTCGTCAGGGATGACGACGACCGCGTGCTGCTGGCGCACTGGAACGAGAACGGCCGCTCCGGCTGGACGATGCCGGGCGGGGGCCTGGAAGCGGGCGAGGACCCCGAGCACGCCGTCCGCCGCGAGGTGCGCGAGGAAACGGGCTACAAGGTCGCCGTCGACGAGCTTCTCGGCATCCACTCGCGGGTCATCCCGGCCTCGCGCCGGCTGGAGGACTCCGAGGAGCCCCTCCACACGCTGCGGATCGTGTACTCCGCCCGGGTGACGGGCGGGCGCCTGCGCGACGAGCTGGACGGATCGACCGACCGTGCGCAGTGGTTCCCGGTCCCGGGGGTATCGCGGCTGCAGCGCGTGAAGCTCGTGGACATCGCGCTGAAGATGGCCGAGGTCAGCTGA
- a CDS encoding aminoacyl-tRNA deacylase, protein MTTPSESLSRARDAAQARGLEVSFRERPAARSLAEAAALLGIRPADIVKTLVVKRSDDTYLFALVPGDRVISWPKLRAVVGVNKLRLPDADHALAATGYARGTIVPIGSTVDWPVFADERITGKRIAMGAGAPGYSLFVDADALIAAYGATVADISVEEPPGAPLS, encoded by the coding sequence GTGACGACACCGTCCGAGAGTCTCTCTCGAGCCCGCGACGCCGCACAGGCGCGCGGGCTCGAGGTGTCTTTCCGGGAGCGACCTGCCGCGCGCAGCCTTGCCGAGGCCGCCGCGCTGCTCGGCATCCGCCCCGCCGACATCGTGAAGACCCTCGTGGTCAAGCGCAGCGACGACACCTATCTCTTCGCCCTCGTGCCCGGCGATCGGGTGATCTCCTGGCCGAAGCTCCGCGCCGTCGTCGGGGTGAACAAGCTGCGGCTCCCCGACGCCGACCACGCCCTCGCCGCGACCGGGTACGCGCGCGGCACGATCGTCCCCATCGGCAGCACGGTGGACTGGCCGGTGTTCGCCGATGAGCGCATCACGGGCAAGCGCATCGCCATGGGGGCCGGCGCCCCCGGCTACAGCCTGTTCGTCGACGCCGACGCGCTGATCGCGGCGTACGGTGCGACCGTGGCCGACATCTCCGTCGAAGAGCCGCCCGGAGCACCCCTCAGCTGA
- a CDS encoding DNA helicase — MSLSRKRKKELRKLQKQANTLWETQQVLVGEAANVAKEASRQLGHYRRENVMPVISGAYGQYAAPYVSKATQVSRQVLNDKVVPAAGAVVGSAMSVWDAANDTRARVAAGRGFAAPDVAQYSKKADKYSKDAAKKLAKKLALVAPEPKKRIGAGSVIAIILGVSAALGVAYAAWQTLRADDELWVADDPLSAPDA, encoded by the coding sequence GTGAGCCTCAGCCGCAAGCGCAAGAAGGAACTCCGCAAGCTCCAGAAGCAGGCGAACACCCTCTGGGAAACCCAGCAGGTACTCGTCGGTGAGGCGGCCAACGTCGCCAAGGAGGCCAGCCGTCAGCTCGGCCACTACCGGCGCGAGAATGTCATGCCCGTCATCAGCGGCGCGTACGGGCAGTACGCCGCCCCGTACGTCTCCAAAGCCACGCAGGTGTCGCGCCAGGTGCTGAACGACAAGGTCGTTCCCGCTGCCGGTGCCGTCGTCGGCTCCGCGATGTCGGTGTGGGACGCCGCGAACGACACCCGTGCGCGGGTGGCCGCCGGGCGGGGATTCGCCGCTCCCGACGTGGCGCAGTACTCCAAGAAGGCCGACAAGTACAGCAAGGATGCCGCGAAGAAGCTTGCCAAGAAGCTCGCTCTCGTCGCTCCGGAGCCGAAGAAGCGCATCGGCGCCGGCAGCGTCATCGCGATCATCCTCGGAGTCTCCGCAGCACTCGGCGTCGCCTACGCCGCGTGGCAGACGCTGCGCGCCGACGACGAGCTCTGGGTTGCAGATGACCCGCTGAGCGCGCCGGACGCGTGA
- a CDS encoding peptidylprolyl isomerase, with the protein MALPTAVATLHTNHGDIVVNLFGDHAPRTVQNFIGLADGTGAWTDPATGKPGEGPLYTDVIFHRIIPGFMIQGGDPLGKGVGGPGYTFDDEIHPELTFGAPYLLAMANAGLRRNAITGKAEGTNGSQFFITTDPTPWLNGKHTIFGEVADDASRAVVDEIAKVPTAAGDRPVEPVVISSIDIAAV; encoded by the coding sequence ATGGCACTCCCCACTGCGGTCGCGACCCTGCACACCAACCACGGCGACATCGTCGTCAACCTCTTCGGAGACCACGCACCCCGCACGGTGCAGAACTTCATCGGCCTGGCCGACGGAACCGGCGCCTGGACCGATCCCGCCACGGGCAAGCCCGGCGAGGGTCCGCTGTACACGGACGTGATCTTCCACCGCATCATCCCCGGCTTCATGATCCAGGGCGGCGACCCGCTCGGCAAGGGCGTCGGCGGCCCCGGCTACACGTTCGACGACGAGATCCACCCCGAGCTGACCTTCGGCGCGCCGTACCTGCTGGCCATGGCCAACGCGGGCCTTCGCCGCAACGCGATCACCGGCAAGGCCGAGGGCACGAACGGTTCGCAGTTCTTCATCACCACCGACCCCACCCCGTGGCTCAACGGCAAGCACACCATCTTCGGTGAGGTCGCCGACGACGCCTCGCGTGCCGTGGTCGACGAGATCGCCAAGGTTCCGACCGCCGCGGGCGACCGCCCGGTCGAGCCCGTCGTGATCTCCTCCATCGACATCGCGGCCGTCTGA
- a CDS encoding rhomboid family intramembrane serine protease: protein MTSPDFRTNPENFCYRHPDRQSFVLCQRCLRTICPECQTQMPVGVICPECLRDQQQAAKVTRMPSRPRAFRSRSTDTRPLATYALVIVTSVISLIGLIPGVVGDAVGSLLAFNSAYLLPGFGLQPWRLLTVTFVHASLWHLALNMLALWALGRSLEPLLGRGRFLALYGLSALGGSVLVALLAPGTWLVGASGGVWGLLGAMFVIGRHLGANVTAIAVLLGLNLVITFLPGSGISWQAHIGGGLVGALVGFIFARTRALRQRRQQIWLLVAVGAGLLALLVIPAAVYG from the coding sequence GTGACCTCACCGGACTTCCGCACCAATCCGGAGAACTTCTGCTACCGGCATCCTGACCGGCAGAGCTTCGTGCTGTGCCAGCGGTGCCTGCGCACGATCTGTCCCGAGTGCCAGACGCAGATGCCGGTCGGTGTGATCTGTCCGGAGTGCCTGCGCGATCAGCAGCAGGCGGCGAAGGTCACGCGCATGCCGTCCCGACCGCGGGCGTTCCGCTCGCGGTCGACCGACACCCGGCCGCTCGCGACGTATGCGCTCGTGATCGTCACGTCGGTGATCTCGTTGATCGGCTTGATCCCGGGGGTGGTGGGAGACGCGGTCGGCTCGCTGCTGGCCTTCAACAGCGCGTACCTGCTCCCGGGGTTCGGACTGCAGCCGTGGCGCCTGCTGACCGTGACGTTCGTTCACGCGAGCCTCTGGCATCTCGCGCTGAACATGCTGGCGCTGTGGGCACTGGGGCGCAGTCTCGAACCCCTGCTCGGCCGCGGGCGCTTCCTCGCGCTCTACGGGCTCAGCGCGCTGGGCGGCTCGGTGCTGGTCGCCCTGCTCGCGCCGGGCACCTGGCTCGTCGGCGCCTCGGGCGGCGTGTGGGGACTGCTCGGCGCGATGTTCGTCATCGGGCGGCATCTCGGCGCGAACGTGACGGCCATCGCCGTGCTCCTGGGACTGAACCTTGTCATCACGTTCCTGCCGGGGTCCGGCATCTCGTGGCAGGCGCACATCGGTGGCGGCCTTGTGGGCGCACTCGTGGGGTTCATCTTCGCCCGCACGCGCGCGCTGCGTCAGCGGCGACAGCAGATCTGGCTGCTCGTGGCCGTCGGAGCGGGGTTGCTGGCGTTGCTGGTCATCCCGGCGGCGGTCTACGGATAG
- a CDS encoding cell division protein CrgA yields the protein MASSDKPGEPVSERTEGDAAPNPVWFKPIMFGLMLLGLVWVLVFYLSSTQFPIPGIGAWNLVIGFGIAFIGFLMTTRWR from the coding sequence ATGGCATCTTCCGACAAGCCCGGCGAGCCCGTCTCCGAGCGCACCGAGGGCGACGCCGCCCCCAATCCCGTGTGGTTCAAGCCCATCATGTTCGGGCTGATGCTGCTGGGGCTGGTGTGGGTGCTCGTCTTCTACCTGAGCAGCACGCAGTTCCCCATCCCCGGGATCGGCGCGTGGAACCTCGTGATCGGCTTCGGCATCGCGTTCATCGGCTTCCTGATGACGACGCGGTGGCGCTGA
- a CDS encoding class E sortase, which translates to MSDPTPSPLRRRRRAASRGRVSVVGVIGEILITLGVVVLLYVVWQLWIGDAIIGAERQSQAREITREWGAQEQATPEATPAPSADPQTAAPEPVVPAAVGDAEIFGALHIPRFGDDWVFPVAEGISKARVLDPIGVGHYPGTAMPGDMGNVALAAHRYTQGAPFENVPSLQIGDAIVLETEEGWYTYRFRNMEYVRPDEVSVLEPVPQRPGVAADGRYLTLTTCSPMWSTAERLAAYAVFESFTPRADGAPDSLASTEGA; encoded by the coding sequence GTGTCCGACCCCACCCCCTCGCCGCTCCGGCGCCGTCGTCGCGCCGCCTCGCGCGGCCGCGTCAGCGTGGTGGGCGTGATCGGTGAGATCCTCATCACCCTCGGCGTCGTGGTGCTGCTCTACGTGGTGTGGCAACTGTGGATCGGCGATGCGATCATCGGCGCAGAGCGTCAGTCGCAGGCCCGCGAGATCACCCGGGAATGGGGGGCCCAGGAGCAAGCGACTCCCGAGGCGACGCCCGCTCCCTCGGCCGATCCGCAGACGGCGGCGCCGGAGCCCGTCGTCCCCGCCGCGGTGGGGGATGCCGAGATCTTCGGTGCCCTCCACATCCCACGGTTCGGAGACGACTGGGTGTTCCCCGTGGCCGAGGGGATCAGCAAGGCGCGGGTTCTCGACCCCATCGGCGTCGGCCACTACCCGGGGACGGCCATGCCGGGGGACATGGGCAACGTCGCACTGGCAGCCCATCGCTACACGCAGGGCGCACCGTTCGAGAACGTGCCGTCGCTGCAGATCGGCGACGCCATCGTGCTCGAGACGGAGGAGGGGTGGTACACGTACCGCTTCCGCAACATGGAGTACGTGCGACCGGATGAGGTGTCGGTGCTGGAGCCGGTGCCGCAGCGTCCGGGGGTCGCCGCGGACGGGCGTTATCTGACCCTGACCACGTGCAGCCCGATGTGGTCCACGGCGGAGCGCCTGGCGGCGTACGCGGTGTTCGAGTCGTTCACTCCGCGCGCCGACGGCGCCCCGGACTCCCTGGCATCCACGGAAGGGGCCTGA
- a CDS encoding anthranilate synthase component II yields the protein MLVVDNHDSFVHTLIGYLQELGAQARVVEADEIREPDAAIAGFAGVLISPGPGTPARAGASIAVVQAAARAQMPLLGVCLGHQALAAAFGADVGRAPELVHGMTSAVHHDGDPLYAGLPDPFIAGRYHSLAVTERTLPADLRVTSRTASGIVMGLTHRRLPLDGVQFHPESVLTEGGYRLLGNWLERVGVADAAGRGAGLQPHRAASAG from the coding sequence GTGCTGGTCGTCGACAACCATGACAGCTTCGTGCACACCCTGATCGGCTACCTCCAGGAGCTCGGTGCGCAGGCACGCGTGGTGGAGGCGGACGAGATCCGCGAGCCGGATGCCGCGATCGCCGGGTTCGCCGGCGTGCTGATCTCACCCGGTCCGGGCACACCCGCCCGTGCCGGCGCGTCGATCGCCGTCGTGCAGGCAGCCGCACGGGCGCAGATGCCGCTTCTGGGCGTGTGCCTGGGCCACCAGGCGCTCGCGGCCGCCTTCGGAGCGGACGTGGGGCGAGCCCCCGAACTCGTCCACGGGATGACCAGCGCCGTGCACCACGACGGTGACCCGCTCTACGCCGGGCTCCCCGATCCCTTCATCGCCGGCAGGTACCACTCGCTGGCGGTCACCGAGCGCACGCTTCCTGCGGACCTGCGGGTCACCAGCCGCACCGCTTCCGGGATCGTGATGGGTCTCACCCACCGCCGCCTTCCCCTGGACGGCGTGCAATTCCACCCCGAGAGCGTGCTCACCGAGGGTGGATACCGGCTGCTCGGCAACTGGCTGGAGCGGGTGGGCGTGGCGGATGCCGCCGGCCGCGGGGCAGGTCTGCAGCCGCACCGGGCGGCATCGGCCGGCTAG
- the pknB gene encoding Stk1 family PASTA domain-containing Ser/Thr kinase, with amino-acid sequence MSAEPRVLSGRYRVDEPIGRGGMARVYRGYDLTLGRAVAVKILKRELAEDSAFRTRFRLEAQAASRMSHPTIVRVYDAGEDTETDPDGSVHPLPYIVMELVQGVLLKDLVSEGPLPVDTAVRYVDGILEALEYSHRAGVVHRDIKPGNVMVTDSGQVKVMDFGIARAVSDSSSTVADTTAILGTAAYFSPEQAKGEPVDARADVYSTGVVLYELLTGRQPFRGESPVAVAYQHVSETPLAPSEVNPSVPRALDAVVLRALAKDPFQRFQDAAAFREALDATVDGKAPSRRQVDALTHQLYGPDPRQAQDTARSLRQLSTDTTMTRTQPGPPVAWIWAGVALMAVLLVSVLFWVVTIPPGSGVPSNARIVPDVVDMSYDRAEEQLLAADLQPQRIDESSDSVAAGNVIRVEPAVGTSVAVGEDVDVYVSSGIETTAVPPLVGLDRAAAEQALVDAGLRPGSAVQRNDPAAAEGLVLWASYEAGTDVPQGTMVNLEVATGRVTLVNVAGYTLEAATRELESDSLQLTVLPVEDPSCPATPGGPTVLSQSLAPGDVPIHSTVELTYCTGS; translated from the coding sequence GTGTCGGCTGAGCCGCGCGTGCTGTCGGGACGCTATCGCGTCGACGAACCCATCGGCCGGGGCGGCATGGCCCGTGTCTACCGGGGTTACGACCTCACTCTCGGGCGCGCCGTCGCCGTCAAGATCCTCAAGCGCGAGCTGGCCGAGGACAGTGCCTTCCGCACCCGCTTCCGGCTCGAGGCGCAGGCGGCATCCCGCATGTCCCACCCCACCATCGTGCGGGTGTACGACGCCGGCGAAGACACCGAGACCGACCCGGATGGCTCGGTGCACCCGCTTCCCTACATCGTCATGGAGCTCGTCCAGGGCGTGCTGCTGAAGGATCTCGTCTCAGAGGGCCCGCTCCCCGTCGACACGGCGGTGCGCTACGTCGACGGCATCCTCGAAGCCCTGGAGTATTCGCACCGTGCCGGTGTCGTCCACCGCGACATCAAGCCCGGCAACGTGATGGTGACCGACTCCGGCCAGGTGAAGGTCATGGACTTCGGCATCGCCCGGGCGGTGTCGGACTCGTCATCGACCGTCGCCGACACGACCGCCATCCTCGGCACCGCCGCCTACTTCTCCCCCGAGCAGGCCAAGGGCGAGCCGGTCGACGCGCGCGCCGACGTGTACTCCACCGGAGTGGTGCTGTACGAGCTGCTCACCGGGCGCCAGCCGTTCCGTGGCGAGAGCCCGGTGGCCGTGGCCTACCAGCACGTCAGCGAAACGCCCCTGGCGCCGAGCGAGGTGAACCCCTCCGTGCCCCGCGCCCTCGACGCCGTCGTGCTGCGGGCACTGGCCAAGGACCCCTTCCAGAGGTTCCAGGATGCCGCGGCGTTCCGTGAGGCGCTCGACGCGACCGTCGACGGCAAGGCGCCGTCGCGGCGCCAGGTCGACGCGCTCACCCACCAGCTGTACGGACCCGACCCGCGTCAGGCGCAGGACACCGCCCGGTCGCTCAGGCAGCTGAGCACCGACACGACGATGACGCGCACGCAACCCGGTCCGCCGGTGGCGTGGATCTGGGCGGGCGTGGCGCTCATGGCCGTGCTGCTGGTCTCGGTGCTGTTCTGGGTCGTGACGATCCCGCCCGGATCAGGCGTGCCCAGCAACGCCCGCATCGTCCCGGACGTCGTGGACATGTCCTACGACCGGGCGGAGGAGCAGCTGCTCGCCGCTGACCTGCAGCCCCAGCGCATCGATGAGAGCAGCGACAGCGTCGCTGCGGGAAACGTGATCCGCGTCGAACCGGCCGTCGGCACCTCGGTGGCGGTCGGGGAAGACGTCGACGTGTACGTCTCATCCGGCATCGAGACCACGGCCGTTCCTCCCCTGGTGGGCCTCGATCGCGCGGCGGCCGAGCAGGCTCTGGTCGACGCGGGGCTCCGCCCGGGCAGCGCGGTTCAGCGCAACGACCCGGCAGCGGCCGAAGGCCTCGTGCTGTGGGCGTCGTACGAGGCGGGCACCGACGTCCCGCAGGGCACCATGGTGAACCTCGAGGTCGCCACCGGCAGGGTGACCCTCGTCAACGTCGCCGGCTACACGCTCGAAGCGGCCACGCGCGAACTCGAGTCCGACAGCCTGCAGCTCACGGTGCTCCCCGTGGAGGACCCGTCGTGCCCCGCCACGCCGGGCGGCCCCACGGTGCTGTCGCAGTCCCTCGCTCCCGGCGACGTGCCGATCCACTCCACGGTCGAGCTGACGTACTGCACCGGCTCCTAG
- a CDS encoding serine/threonine-protein kinase: protein MRPTQGVTFGGRYELDSRIAIGGMGEVWEATDHVIGRTVAIKILKDEYMGDPGFLERFRAEARHAALVNHEGIASVFDYGEENGSAFLVMELVPGEALSTILEREGSLPVDKTLDIVAQTSMALQAAHAAGLVHRDIKPGNLLITPDGRVKITDFGIARIADQVPLTATGQVMGTVQYLSPEQASGHPASPATDVYSLGIVAYECLTGKRPFTGESQVAIAMAQINEQPPPLPSTVPAPVQNLVMAMIAKKPDDRPATASAVARAASALRRGDVAAAAAAVPAIAGGAGAVDEVTQLLTPGLSTQDATRILPATTTMGAGADAAFAADGEGEDKPKRKRSPWTWPLIALIVLLLLVLGGTVWALLSNGEPEEQAPSTSASVPPSRAPSPSASATPDDTVNVDASTLEGQSCDDASAALGALGLGATCVEGDAAPDEGSQGIVYRVNPTGNLPAGTVVELTVYGPQVALSAPAAPSLPATVEPDATVQVTWPGYTCPSGQGSVSAYTLSAVNGVFAANGQSTADFGGGERAGQLRVVGDAGQSVIVTYTVTCSGGSAGQRTTGTSGEAVAQIEAPAAPTPEPSTDSDGESDTQP from the coding sequence ATGAGACCGACGCAGGGAGTGACCTTCGGCGGCCGATACGAGCTGGACTCGCGGATCGCGATCGGCGGCATGGGCGAGGTGTGGGAGGCCACCGACCACGTCATCGGCCGCACCGTCGCGATCAAGATCCTCAAAGACGAGTACATGGGCGACCCCGGCTTCCTCGAGCGCTTCCGCGCCGAGGCCCGGCACGCGGCCCTCGTCAACCACGAGGGCATCGCGAGCGTGTTCGACTACGGCGAGGAGAACGGCAGCGCCTTCCTCGTCATGGAGCTCGTTCCGGGCGAAGCCCTCTCGACCATCCTCGAGCGCGAGGGGTCGTTGCCCGTCGACAAGACGCTCGACATCGTCGCGCAGACCTCGATGGCCCTGCAGGCGGCGCACGCCGCTGGTCTCGTGCACCGCGACATCAAGCCCGGAAACCTGCTGATCACCCCGGACGGCCGGGTGAAGATCACCGACTTCGGCATCGCCCGCATCGCCGACCAGGTGCCGCTGACCGCCACCGGCCAGGTGATGGGAACGGTGCAGTACCTCTCCCCCGAGCAGGCCTCGGGACACCCGGCATCGCCCGCGACCGACGTCTACTCGCTCGGCATCGTGGCGTACGAGTGCCTCACGGGCAAGCGCCCCTTCACGGGCGAGTCGCAGGTCGCGATCGCCATGGCCCAGATCAACGAGCAGCCTCCGCCGCTGCCGTCGACGGTGCCCGCTCCCGTGCAGAACCTCGTCATGGCGATGATCGCCAAGAAGCCCGACGACCGGCCCGCGACCGCGTCGGCCGTCGCGCGTGCCGCCTCGGCGCTCCGCCGGGGCGACGTGGCCGCGGCCGCGGCGGCCGTGCCCGCCATCGCCGGGGGCGCCGGTGCCGTCGACGAGGTGACGCAGCTGCTGACGCCCGGACTGTCGACGCAGGATGCCACCCGCATCCTGCCCGCCACGACGACGATGGGCGCCGGCGCCGACGCGGCATTCGCCGCCGACGGCGAGGGCGAGGACAAGCCCAAGCGCAAGCGCAGCCCGTGGACGTGGCCCCTCATCGCCCTCATCGTGCTGCTGCTGCTCGTGCTCGGTGGCACGGTGTGGGCGCTGCTGTCCAACGGCGAGCCCGAGGAGCAGGCTCCGAGCACCTCCGCCAGCGTGCCGCCCTCACGCGCACCGTCGCCGTCGGCGTCCGCCACGCCCGACGACACCGTGAACGTCGACGCCTCGACGCTCGAGGGCCAGAGCTGCGACGACGCGTCCGCAGCGCTGGGCGCACTGGGCCTCGGCGCCACCTGCGTCGAGGGCGACGCCGCTCCCGACGAGGGCAGCCAGGGCATCGTCTACCGCGTCAACCCGACAGGGAACCTCCCCGCCGGCACCGTGGTGGAGCTCACCGTCTACGGCCCGCAGGTGGCCCTGAGCGCGCCCGCCGCCCCGTCGCTGCCCGCGACGGTCGAACCCGACGCCACCGTGCAGGTCACCTGGCCGGGATACACCTGCCCCTCGGGTCAGGGCAGCGTCAGCGCCTACACCCTCAGCGCCGTCAACGGCGTCTTCGCGGCCAACGGCCAGTCCACCGCGGACTTCGGTGGCGGGGAGCGCGCCGGCCAGCTGCGCGTGGTGGGCGACGCCGGCCAGTCCGTGATCGTGACCTACACGGTGACCTGCAGCGGCGGCAGCGCCGGACAGCGCACCACAGGCACCTCCGGCGAGGCCGTCGCCCAGATCGAGGCCCCCGCCGCACCCACACCCGAGCCGTCCACCGACAGCGACGGCGAGAGCGACACCCAGCCCTGA
- a CDS encoding peptidoglycan D,D-transpeptidase FtsI family protein, with protein MTKELRRLSMLVLAMFLALFASTSVIQVVQADSLGDNPLNRRALYDTFAVQRGSIIASGAAIATSVPTDDLYAWQRVYTDPDMWAPVTGWINPVLGTATGIERAMNQELSGTADSQFLSRIEQIITGQQPRGSNVVLTLDAAVQRAAYDALGDLQGAVVAIEPDTGRILAMVSSPSYDTNLLASHDTAAAEAAYVALEDDPLQPLDNRAIAGRMNPPGSTFKLVVASAALSTGEWTAQSTLPNPATYTLPQSSSIVRNAGGGTCGEGETVTIADALRLSCNIPFAELAVELGDDVIRDEAEKYGFGTAFSLPLGAAASVYPPALDDAETALSGFGQGDVRATPLQMAMVSAGIANQGVVMNPRMVDAIIAADFTEQQRFDDTEHGRALSEELAASMTTMMVADVQSGVASGATIDGVDVAGKTGTAENGVDDPYTLWFTGFAPADDPEVAVAVVIENGGGLGQSGSSNRIAAPIAAKVMEAVLSR; from the coding sequence ATGACCAAAGAGCTGCGCAGACTGTCGATGCTCGTGCTGGCGATGTTCCTCGCGCTGTTCGCGTCCACCAGTGTCATCCAGGTGGTGCAGGCCGACTCCCTCGGCGACAACCCGCTCAACCGGCGCGCCCTGTACGACACGTTCGCGGTGCAGCGGGGATCGATCATCGCCAGCGGCGCCGCGATCGCCACGTCCGTGCCCACCGACGATCTCTACGCCTGGCAGCGGGTCTATACCGACCCCGACATGTGGGCCCCGGTCACCGGGTGGATCAACCCGGTGCTGGGCACGGCGACCGGCATCGAGCGCGCGATGAACCAGGAACTCAGCGGCACCGCGGACTCCCAGTTCCTCTCCCGCATCGAGCAGATCATCACCGGGCAGCAGCCGCGCGGATCGAATGTCGTCCTCACTCTGGATGCCGCGGTGCAGCGTGCCGCCTACGACGCCCTCGGCGACCTGCAGGGCGCCGTCGTCGCCATCGAGCCCGACACCGGCCGCATCCTCGCGATGGTCTCGAGCCCCAGCTACGACACCAACCTGCTGGCCTCGCACGACACCGCCGCGGCCGAAGCCGCCTACGTCGCGCTCGAGGACGACCCCCTGCAGCCGCTGGACAACCGGGCCATCGCCGGGCGGATGAACCCGCCGGGGTCGACGTTCAAGCTCGTCGTGGCATCCGCCGCCCTCTCCACCGGCGAGTGGACCGCGCAGTCGACGCTCCCCAACCCCGCCACCTATACGCTGCCGCAGTCCTCGAGCATCGTGCGCAACGCCGGCGGCGGCACCTGCGGCGAGGGTGAGACGGTGACGATCGCCGACGCACTGCGGCTCAGCTGCAACATCCCCTTCGCCGAGCTCGCCGTGGAGCTGGGAGATGACGTCATCCGCGACGAGGCGGAGAAGTACGGCTTCGGGACCGCGTTCTCGCTGCCGCTGGGCGCGGCGGCTTCGGTCTACCCGCCCGCGCTGGACGACGCCGAGACAGCCCTGTCGGGCTTCGGCCAGGGGGACGTGCGCGCCACTCCCCTGCAGATGGCCATGGTCTCCGCCGGCATCGCCAATCAAGGAGTGGTCATGAATCCCCGCATGGTCGATGCGATCATCGCCGCCGACTTCACCGAGCAGCAGCGCTTCGACGACACCGAGCACGGTCGTGCACTCTCCGAGGAGCTCGCCGCGTCGATGACCACCATGATGGTGGCCGATGTCCAATCAGGGGTCGCGAGCGGTGCAACAATAGACGGCGTAGACGTCGCCGGGAAGACCGGCACCGCGGAAAACGGAGTGGACGATCCCTACACGCTGTGGTTCACCGGATTCGCCCCGGCCGACGACCCTGAGGTCGCCGTGGCCGTCGTGATCGAGAACGGCGGCGGGCTCGGCCAGTCAGGCAGCAGCAACAGGATCGCGGCTCCGATCGCGGCAAAGGTCATGGAGGCGGTGCTGAGCAGATGA